Proteins encoded by one window of Gemmatimonadota bacterium:
- a CDS encoding flavin prenyltransferase UbiX, with protein sequence MPQLPLVFAITGASGAPYAVRLLDILARNQVPTDLIVSGHGWRLLETESGIADEAALRAATGGDWRSITVHPDNDRGAKPASGSYRTQGMIICPCSMGTVAAIAAGTSRSLVERAADVMLKERRKLILVPRETPLSLIHLRNLTTVTEAGAVVIPAAPGFYHRPAAIADLVDFMVQRMLDQLGLDIPLGPRWGG encoded by the coding sequence ATGCCGCAGCTACCCCTGGTTTTCGCCATCACCGGTGCCTCCGGCGCTCCCTACGCGGTTCGGCTGCTCGATATTCTTGCGCGCAACCAGGTTCCGACCGATCTCATCGTGTCGGGCCACGGCTGGCGGTTGCTCGAGACCGAATCGGGGATCGCCGATGAAGCGGCCTTGCGCGCAGCGACCGGCGGCGACTGGCGGAGCATCACGGTCCATCCCGACAACGATCGCGGCGCGAAACCGGCCTCGGGCTCCTATCGCACGCAGGGGATGATCATCTGCCCGTGCTCGATGGGAACGGTTGCCGCCATTGCCGCGGGAACCTCGCGCTCGCTGGTGGAGCGTGCTGCCGATGTGATGCTCAAGGAGCGACGCAAGCTCATCCTCGTGCCACGTGAGACGCCGCTCTCGCTGATTCATCTCCGTAACCTCACCACGGTGACGGAAGCGGGCGCCGTGGTGATCCCCGCCGCTCCCGGGTTCTACCATCGTCCCGCGGCGATCGCCGACCTGGTGGACTTCATGGTGCAGCGGATGCTCGATCAGCTGGGACTCGACATTCCTCTGGGCCCGCGCTGGGGAGGGTAA
- a CDS encoding metallophosphoesterase family protein, whose protein sequence is MRLGIIADTHGLLRPEVFEVFAEVDHILHAGDLGPLDLLTELEAIAPVTAVFGNTDLPEVRARLPRVARIQLDGFEIVVTHGDQFGRGVPSEELHEAFPDAEIIIHGHTHIPKLELVDVVVTVMNPGGAGPRRYDIPASVGILELEAGIPPRGRLVPLTAADED, encoded by the coding sequence GTGCGACTGGGGATCATTGCCGACACGCATGGCCTGCTGCGACCCGAAGTCTTCGAGGTCTTCGCGGAGGTCGATCACATCCTCCATGCTGGTGATCTGGGGCCGCTCGATCTGCTCACCGAACTGGAGGCGATTGCGCCGGTCACTGCGGTCTTCGGGAACACCGATCTGCCCGAGGTACGCGCCCGGCTGCCGCGAGTCGCGCGCATCCAGCTCGACGGCTTCGAGATCGTGGTGACGCACGGTGATCAGTTCGGTCGCGGGGTACCCAGCGAGGAGTTGCACGAGGCGTTCCCGGATGCGGAGATCATCATCCACGGGCACACCCACATCCCGAAGCTGGAACTGGTCGATGTCGTGGTGACGGTGATGAATCCGGGAGGCGCGGGGCCACGCCGATATGACATTCCGGCTTCGGTGGGAATCCTGGAACTCGAGGCGGGAATCCCGCCGCGCGGGCGACTGGTGCCGCTCACGGCGGCCGACGAGGACTGA
- a CDS encoding PAS domain S-box protein, whose amino-acid sequence MLYVAAVGFVVAFRLGPAAQRLQQQSATVLQEFTESSRRAEHLDDIMTDLWRLLGVTRDGHGPGPLDTLEGHRLNLQALLEAPRGFTTQAWPEGVPLEFRATLISAGVHEGNLGSVMLAAIAAMELGDVPSATAFMKQADTLDAPLAADLANATMLALGNVNRHEALLADTARAAARFVALWMVGGCILFVVVGLFLHRRLYAPLASLDLGLARIAYGDLAVTLSAPNEDELGRLTQHFNRMSALLRQRAAEEEERALLRTAARTRRILEAALDAVVVIDADGIVREWNPQATEVLGWSRTDAVGQNFNELLSPSPGTGEFAVTPSLLEGSTINQRFERLARTRTGALVPVEVAITPLHEAGQGTEYSVFLRDITERQRAQAALAASEARYRGAFEQAAVGMAEVSTEGCYLQVNRAFAAILGTTPDAVVGRRTAEVTHPDDIAGDAEQARQLFEGETAVMQREKRYLRVDGSVAWANITSAMVVSPGAPSFAITVVQDVTDRKLLEEELRQSQKMEAVGRLAGGIAHDFNNLLTAIIGYADMLQEPGVGAQAIHDDAAAIRSAAERGAGLSRNLLAFARNEPLEARPVSLDRVVTEAAALMQRTLDRRIAVRLELSTPPVNVHCDHNQLVNALLNLAINARDAMPGGGTLSFRTYRLLADAPFLARNPRLTLDTEYVGIEVRDTGTGMSNDVLARLFEPFFTTKPPGQGTGLGLAMVYGTVRSHQGHIEVESTMGEGTTITIYLPVHSEAVASPEVALDQPTRGKGHILLVDDEPLIRVVGGRMLERLGYGVTVAADGEEALQKVTDAVTPFDLVIMDGNMPRMTGREACRKIRALRPDLRIVLASGFVDGTTPQELTADGFSEVIQKPYDLNMLSRVVAAQITHQV is encoded by the coding sequence TTGCTCTATGTCGCGGCCGTGGGTTTCGTGGTGGCCTTCCGCCTCGGCCCGGCGGCCCAGCGGCTGCAGCAGCAGAGCGCCACGGTCCTGCAGGAGTTCACCGAGAGCTCGCGCCGCGCCGAGCACCTCGACGACATCATGACCGACCTCTGGCGGCTCCTCGGCGTGACACGCGACGGCCATGGCCCGGGGCCGCTGGACACGCTGGAGGGACATCGCCTGAATCTGCAGGCGTTGCTGGAGGCGCCGCGCGGCTTCACCACGCAGGCATGGCCCGAGGGAGTTCCGCTCGAGTTCCGAGCCACACTGATCAGTGCCGGGGTACACGAGGGGAATCTCGGTTCGGTAATGCTCGCCGCCATTGCCGCGATGGAACTCGGTGATGTCCCTTCGGCCACTGCCTTCATGAAGCAGGCCGACACGCTCGATGCGCCGCTGGCGGCCGATCTCGCGAACGCCACGATGCTCGCGCTCGGCAACGTCAATCGCCACGAAGCCCTCCTCGCCGACACGGCGCGTGCGGCCGCACGCTTCGTCGCGCTCTGGATGGTCGGTGGCTGCATTCTTTTCGTGGTCGTCGGCCTCTTCCTGCATCGCCGACTCTATGCGCCGCTCGCGTCGCTCGACCTCGGGCTCGCGCGGATTGCCTACGGCGACCTCGCGGTGACCTTGTCGGCACCCAACGAGGATGAACTCGGGCGGCTGACACAGCACTTCAACCGGATGTCGGCGCTGCTGCGCCAGCGGGCCGCCGAGGAAGAAGAGCGCGCCCTGTTGCGCACCGCGGCCCGGACTCGGCGCATCCTCGAGGCCGCACTCGATGCCGTCGTCGTGATCGATGCCGATGGCATCGTGCGCGAATGGAATCCGCAGGCGACGGAGGTGCTGGGCTGGAGCCGGACCGACGCGGTCGGGCAGAACTTCAACGAGTTGCTCAGTCCGAGCCCCGGCACCGGCGAGTTCGCGGTGACGCCCTCCCTGCTCGAAGGCTCGACGATCAACCAGAGATTCGAGCGCCTTGCCCGGACGCGTACTGGGGCGCTGGTCCCGGTGGAGGTCGCCATCACCCCGCTGCACGAAGCCGGGCAAGGCACCGAGTACAGCGTCTTTCTCCGGGACATCACCGAGCGTCAGCGCGCCCAGGCCGCGCTCGCCGCCAGCGAGGCGCGTTATCGCGGCGCCTTCGAGCAAGCCGCGGTCGGGATGGCGGAAGTCTCGACCGAAGGATGCTATCTGCAGGTCAACCGTGCCTTCGCGGCAATCCTCGGCACCACGCCCGATGCGGTTGTCGGTCGTCGCACTGCCGAGGTCACGCACCCCGACGATATCGCCGGCGATGCCGAACAGGCGCGCCAGCTCTTCGAGGGCGAGACAGCGGTCATGCAGCGGGAAAAACGCTACCTCCGTGTGGATGGCAGCGTCGCGTGGGCCAACATCACCTCCGCGATGGTGGTTTCACCGGGCGCGCCCTCGTTCGCGATCACGGTCGTGCAGGACGTCACGGACCGCAAACTGCTGGAAGAGGAACTGCGTCAGTCGCAGAAGATGGAAGCGGTCGGCCGGCTCGCCGGGGGAATCGCCCACGACTTCAACAACCTCCTGACCGCGATCATCGGCTATGCCGACATGTTGCAGGAGCCGGGCGTGGGTGCACAGGCGATCCACGACGACGCCGCCGCGATTCGTTCGGCCGCTGAGCGGGGCGCCGGGTTGAGCCGCAACCTGCTGGCCTTTGCGCGGAACGAACCGCTCGAGGCCCGGCCGGTGTCGCTCGACCGGGTCGTGACCGAGGCGGCGGCCCTGATGCAGCGTACCCTCGATCGCCGGATCGCGGTGCGGCTCGAACTCTCGACGCCGCCGGTGAACGTTCACTGCGACCACAATCAGCTGGTGAACGCGCTCCTCAACCTCGCCATCAACGCGCGCGACGCGATGCCCGGCGGGGGCACCCTCTCCTTCCGGACCTACCGTCTCCTGGCCGATGCCCCTTTCCTCGCACGCAACCCGCGACTCACGCTCGATACCGAATACGTCGGCATCGAGGTGCGCGATACGGGCACGGGAATGTCGAACGATGTTCTGGCACGACTCTTCGAACCGTTCTTTACGACCAAGCCTCCAGGCCAGGGGACGGGCCTGGGCCTCGCGATGGTCTATGGCACCGTGCGATCTCACCAGGGACATATCGAAGTGGAGAGCACCATGGGTGAAGGCACCACGATCACGATCTATCTGCCGGTCCACTCCGAGGCCGTCGCGAGTCCGGAGGTGGCGCTGGACCAGCCGACGCGCGGCAAGGGTCACATCCTCCTGGTCGACGACGAACCGCTGATCCGGGTAGTTGGCGGGAGAATGCTGGAGCGGCTGGGCTATGGCGTGACCGTCGCGGCCGATGGCGAGGAAGCGCTGCAAAAGGTGACGGACGCCGTGACGCCATTCGACCTCGTCATCATGGATGGCAACATGCCGCGGATGACGGGGCGTGAGGCGTGCCGCAAGATCCGCGCATTGCGCCCCGATCTCCGGATCGTGCTCGCTTCGGGTTTCGTGGATGGCACGACCCCGCAGGAACTCACCGCGGATGGCTTCTCGGAGGTGATCCAGAAGCCGTACGACCTCAACATGCTCTCGCGGGTGGTGGCGGCGCAGATCACCCACCAGGTGTAA
- a CDS encoding M48 family metallopeptidase, with protein MTSLPAARPRVALPEIAAVSWEHPADRAALQSLRAIPGVDEIIRKILGILGGERGIQLLFQGNAVRVGPTQFPTLWGLHVENCSTFGWEVIPELYVTQTPVFNAGAYGIDNPFIVIHSSALELLDIDEQRVLLAHELGHVMSGHSLYRTIAEIMLLVSLGVLPVLASIILLPVKMAFLEWSRKSELSADRAGLLGSQDLAATMRLFMKMAGGGNTANIRPGDLNLEPFMQQANEYAASNDGLDIVYKIVATLALTHPMNVVRAAEVQRWVQAGEYERIIRGEYIRRGTPEADRPLRDDMRDAAAHYKAEFKDTVDHIKNAAKRAGEKAKEAYQEARAKGSA; from the coding sequence ATGACCTCGTTGCCTGCCGCCCGTCCGCGCGTCGCCTTGCCCGAGATTGCTGCCGTCTCGTGGGAACATCCAGCCGATCGCGCCGCCCTCCAATCGCTCCGCGCCATTCCTGGCGTCGACGAAATCATTCGCAAGATTCTCGGCATCCTTGGTGGTGAGCGAGGCATCCAGCTGCTCTTCCAGGGCAACGCCGTTCGCGTGGGGCCGACCCAGTTCCCGACGCTCTGGGGATTGCACGTCGAGAACTGCTCGACCTTCGGCTGGGAAGTGATCCCCGAGCTTTACGTCACCCAGACTCCCGTGTTCAACGCCGGCGCTTACGGCATCGACAACCCCTTCATCGTGATTCACAGTTCGGCGCTCGAGCTGCTCGACATCGATGAGCAGCGAGTCCTGCTCGCGCACGAGCTTGGTCACGTGATGAGCGGGCACTCGCTCTACCGTACCATCGCCGAGATCATGCTGCTGGTGTCACTCGGCGTGTTGCCAGTGCTCGCGAGCATCATCCTGCTGCCCGTGAAGATGGCGTTCCTCGAGTGGTCGCGGAAATCAGAGCTTTCGGCCGATCGTGCGGGCCTGCTCGGTTCGCAGGATCTCGCGGCCACCATGCGGCTCTTCATGAAGATGGCTGGCGGCGGCAACACCGCGAACATCCGCCCTGGCGACCTGAATCTCGAACCGTTCATGCAGCAGGCGAATGAATACGCCGCGTCCAACGACGGGCTCGACATCGTCTACAAGATTGTCGCGACGCTGGCGCTCACGCACCCGATGAATGTCGTGCGCGCCGCAGAAGTGCAGCGCTGGGTGCAGGCGGGCGAATACGAGCGGATCATCCGGGGCGAGTACATCCGTCGCGGGACGCCCGAGGCCGATCGCCCACTGCGCGACGATATGCGCGACGCGGCGGCGCACTACAAGGCGGAGTTCAAGGACACCGTGGATCACATCAAGAATGCCGCGAAGCGCGCCGGCGAGAAGGCGAAGGAAGCCTATCAGGAAGCGCGCGCGAAAGGCTCCGCGTGA
- a CDS encoding nuclease, with the protein MASLALALPAADLEALRLRVRRLAEDRPGTYRMLDASGRVLYVGKAKQLRTRLLSYFRAEYPHDKAARILHAASDIVFDYAPSEFAAALNELKLIRKHRPSFNVAMNRSKQYGFLVLTDEPAPRLLPTTSPERHPGRVYGPIPSRGRAQQAARILSDLLGLRDCRADMPMLYAEQGDLFAEPRRAACPRFEFRTCLGPCAGLVVESTYREQAEIAAAFCDGRSVRPVDRVITEMTTRSDAGDFEGALRWRERFESLEWLLAATTRARTALELLTFVYRDPGSNGDARAYIIIGGEVRACYPDPVSPIEREAFEAVVRTERNRPAPPRERVDAERLHQRLLVMSWFRTRPDAWRRTQPLEAWS; encoded by the coding sequence ATGGCCTCCCTCGCCCTCGCCCTCCCTGCTGCCGACCTCGAGGCGTTGCGCCTCCGGGTCCGGCGGCTGGCCGAGGATCGACCCGGCACCTACCGGATGCTCGACGCCTCCGGGCGAGTGCTCTACGTGGGCAAGGCGAAGCAGCTGCGGACCCGACTGCTCTCCTATTTCCGGGCCGAATATCCCCACGACAAAGCTGCGCGCATTCTGCACGCGGCCAGCGACATCGTCTTCGACTACGCTCCAAGTGAATTCGCTGCAGCACTCAACGAACTGAAGTTGATTCGCAAGCATCGACCCAGCTTCAACGTCGCGATGAATCGCTCGAAGCAGTACGGCTTCCTTGTGCTGACCGACGAGCCCGCCCCGCGCCTGCTCCCCACCACCTCGCCAGAACGGCACCCCGGTCGAGTATACGGACCGATTCCCTCCCGGGGGCGCGCGCAACAGGCGGCCCGGATTCTCAGCGACCTCCTCGGCCTGCGCGACTGTCGCGCCGACATGCCAATGCTGTACGCCGAACAGGGCGACCTCTTCGCAGAGCCCAGGCGGGCCGCTTGCCCGCGATTCGAGTTCCGCACCTGCCTCGGACCATGCGCGGGACTCGTGGTAGAGTCGACGTATCGGGAGCAGGCTGAAATTGCGGCGGCGTTCTGCGACGGGCGCAGCGTGCGACCCGTCGATCGGGTCATCACCGAGATGACGACGCGGAGCGATGCGGGTGATTTCGAGGGAGCACTCCGCTGGCGTGAACGATTCGAGTCACTCGAATGGTTGCTCGCCGCGACGACCCGAGCGCGCACGGCCCTCGAACTGCTCACCTTTGTCTACCGCGATCCGGGGTCGAACGGCGATGCGCGCGCGTACATCATCATCGGGGGCGAGGTGCGCGCCTGCTATCCCGACCCGGTTTCTCCGATCGAGCGGGAAGCATTCGAGGCCGTGGTACGGACCGAACGCAATCGCCCCGCACCGCCCAGGGAACGGGTCGATGCGGAGCGACTGCACCAGCGGCTGCTGGTGATGAGCTGGTTCCGGACCCGGCCCGATGCGTGGCGCCGGACCCAGCCGCTCGAGGCGTGGAGCTAG
- a CDS encoding PEP-CTERM sorting domain-containing protein, translating to MHRKLFLAAAAAIAVAAAPLTAQTTSPVVPLSDFGPRPGLTFGGSGISTDAVEANSVANQVALGGTHLFLSATPRFADPALGNDGAGTFFAQAGTDLNPPSPLDPYALWNFDFAIVGENVESWNYRLYYDFNPAAGNFGDYGYVAVTPTQDSWNLGMNFLGTAIAGIVVPPTFAAFNPNAAGEYGFALVAFNGSQEEVGRTAILVNTAATDVVPEPASMSLMAMGLVGMAAARRRKKAARS from the coding sequence ATGCACCGAAAACTGTTTCTCGCTGCCGCAGCGGCGATCGCTGTTGCTGCCGCCCCGCTCACCGCACAGACGACATCTCCCGTGGTTCCGTTGAGCGACTTCGGCCCCCGACCCGGCCTCACCTTCGGTGGCAGTGGCATCTCGACTGATGCAGTCGAGGCCAACTCAGTGGCCAATCAGGTCGCACTGGGCGGCACGCACCTGTTTCTGTCCGCAACGCCTCGGTTCGCCGATCCCGCCCTTGGGAACGACGGCGCGGGCACCTTCTTCGCCCAGGCCGGCACCGATCTGAATCCGCCGAGCCCGCTCGATCCCTACGCGCTCTGGAACTTCGATTTCGCGATCGTCGGTGAGAATGTCGAATCTTGGAACTACCGGCTGTACTACGACTTCAACCCCGCAGCCGGCAATTTCGGCGACTATGGCTACGTGGCGGTCACTCCGACCCAGGACTCCTGGAACCTCGGGATGAACTTCCTCGGAACCGCCATCGCCGGCATTGTGGTGCCGCCGACCTTCGCCGCGTTCAACCCGAACGCCGCGGGCGAGTATGGCTTCGCCCTGGTCGCATTCAATGGCAGCCAGGAGGAAGTGGGTCGCACAGCGATTCTCGTCAACACCGCCGCGACCGACGTGGTGCCCGAGCCGGCGAGCATGTCGCTGATGGCCATGGGTCTGGTCGGGATGGCCGCGGCGCGCCGCCGGAAGAAGGCCGCCCGCAGCTAG
- the purD gene encoding phosphoribosylamine--glycine ligase yields MKLLIVGGGGREHALVHALAADDPSHLIYVAPGNPGTAQLATNLPIAADDLDRLTDAAAFLSIDLVVVGPEVPLALGLADRLRTAGIAVFGPGAAAAQIEASKAFAKDVMAAAGIPTAASATFTDLAAALAYIDTHAEPLVVKASGLAAGKGAVVCETRDEAAHTVRSMLGEHQFGAAGDVVVIESFLVGEELSVLAVTNGREVRILPPAQDHKRLGEGDLGPNTGGMGAYAPVALTSPALLARVEREVLLPALAELERRGAPFCGVLYAGLMLHPDGTPNVVEFNCRLGDPETEVVLPLVGSGLTALLDAAARGAALPELTLRDAAAVTTVVAAAGYPDAPRKGDPITLPERFAEGVTVYHAGTASREDGTLVTNGGRVFAVTAVAATFAEAQSASRRAAESIRFEGMQFRGDIGWREAARREKGEERREG; encoded by the coding sequence GTGAAGTTGCTCATCGTCGGCGGCGGGGGCCGCGAACACGCACTCGTCCACGCCCTCGCTGCCGATGATCCGTCCCACCTGATCTACGTCGCCCCGGGCAACCCGGGAACGGCCCAGCTGGCTACCAACCTGCCGATCGCGGCCGATGATCTCGACCGCCTCACCGATGCCGCCGCGTTCCTCTCGATCGACCTCGTCGTCGTCGGTCCCGAAGTCCCGCTGGCACTCGGACTCGCCGATCGGCTGCGCACGGCGGGGATCGCCGTGTTCGGGCCGGGGGCCGCCGCAGCACAAATAGAGGCGTCGAAGGCCTTCGCGAAGGATGTGATGGCGGCCGCCGGGATTCCCACCGCGGCGAGCGCCACCTTCACCGATCTGGCTGCCGCCCTCGCGTACATCGACACGCATGCCGAGCCGCTGGTCGTGAAGGCATCAGGCCTCGCGGCCGGCAAGGGCGCCGTCGTCTGCGAGACCCGCGACGAAGCCGCTCACACGGTGAGGTCAATGCTGGGTGAGCATCAATTCGGCGCCGCGGGCGATGTCGTCGTGATCGAGTCGTTTCTGGTCGGAGAAGAGCTTTCGGTGCTGGCCGTCACCAACGGCCGCGAAGTGCGCATCCTGCCGCCGGCCCAGGACCACAAGCGGCTCGGCGAAGGCGATCTCGGCCCCAACACCGGCGGGATGGGCGCGTACGCTCCGGTCGCGCTTACTTCCCCTGCCCTGCTCGCGCGCGTGGAGCGAGAGGTTCTGCTCCCCGCGCTCGCCGAACTCGAACGACGCGGTGCGCCATTCTGCGGGGTGCTCTATGCCGGGTTGATGCTCCATCCCGACGGCACACCGAACGTGGTGGAATTCAATTGCCGACTCGGCGATCCCGAGACCGAGGTAGTCCTGCCGCTGGTTGGCTCCGGTCTGACTGCGCTGCTCGACGCCGCGGCTCGCGGTGCAGCACTGCCCGAGCTTACCCTGCGTGACGCGGCCGCAGTGACCACGGTCGTTGCGGCGGCAGGCTACCCCGATGCGCCACGAAAGGGTGACCCGATCACGCTCCCCGAGCGCTTCGCCGAGGGCGTCACCGTCTACCACGCGGGCACGGCCTCCCGGGAGGACGGCACCCTCGTAACGAACGGCGGGCGCGTCTTCGCAGTGACCGCTGTCGCCGCGACGTTCGCCGAGGCGCAGTCCGCCAGTCGGCGCGCCGCCGAGAGCATTCGTTTCGAGGGGATGCAGTTTCGCGGGGACATTGGGTGGCGGGAAGCTGCGAGAAGGGAGAAGGGAGAAGAGAGAAGGGAGGGCTGA
- the mutM gene encoding bifunctional DNA-formamidopyrimidine glycosylase/DNA-(apurinic or apyrimidinic site) lyase, producing MPELPEVETLVRQLRARLVDRRIVSAALSHDNVLEGVSADTLLRELPGRQITAVDRRAKHALLRTDTKILAVQPGMTGSLLVYERALSAEELHYAVLRCDLDDGATLVYRDVRRIGTLRWLDEAGWLAYDARLGPEPLDPAFTADLFAQRLGKSRAAIKKVLMDQKVVVGVGNIYATEALFAAGIDPSKAASRVPVAQLRSLHGHVQRILAAAIASEGTSFRDYVTSTGEPGNFQLELFVYGREGEACRICGTRLAATHDIDARGTVFCWRCQS from the coding sequence ATGCCGGAACTACCTGAAGTCGAGACTCTCGTCCGCCAGCTGCGGGCACGACTCGTGGATCGACGGATCGTGAGTGCCGCGCTGTCGCACGACAACGTGCTCGAGGGCGTGAGCGCGGACACCTTGCTGCGAGAACTCCCTGGACGTCAGATCACCGCGGTCGATCGCCGCGCGAAGCACGCGCTGCTGCGCACCGACACGAAGATTCTCGCGGTACAGCCCGGGATGACCGGGTCACTGCTGGTATACGAGCGAGCGCTCTCAGCCGAAGAACTGCACTATGCCGTGCTCCGTTGCGACCTCGATGACGGCGCGACCCTGGTTTATCGCGATGTCCGCCGGATCGGTACGCTGCGCTGGCTCGACGAAGCCGGCTGGCTCGCCTACGACGCCCGCCTCGGACCGGAACCGCTCGACCCGGCGTTCACTGCCGACCTCTTCGCTCAGCGGCTCGGGAAATCCCGCGCGGCGATCAAGAAAGTCCTGATGGACCAGAAGGTCGTCGTTGGCGTCGGAAACATCTATGCGACCGAGGCCCTCTTCGCCGCGGGGATCGACCCCTCGAAGGCCGCCAGCCGGGTGCCAGTTGCCCAGCTTCGCAGCCTCCATGGCCACGTCCAGCGTATTCTCGCCGCGGCCATCGCGAGCGAGGGGACCTCGTTCCGGGATTATGTCACCAGCACCGGTGAGCCGGGCAATTTCCAGCTTGAGCTCTTCGTCTATGGCCGCGAAGGGGAGGCATGCCGGATCTGCGGGACCCGCCTCGCCGCGACCCACGATATCGATGCGCGCGGGACGGTGTTTTGCTGGCGGTGCCAGAGCTGA
- a CDS encoding PEP-CTERM sorting domain-containing protein, translating into MIRRLLTVAVALVAVTAPLLSQTTGPVVPVSDFGPRPGLTFGGSGISTDAVMANSAANQVALGGAHLFLSATPRFADPALTNDGAGRFFALAGTDLNAPSPVDPYAMWNFDFAIVGDNVNAWNYRLYYDFNPAVGNFGDYGYVAVTPTQDSWNLGMNFLTVSLAGIVVPPTFAAFNPNVAGEYGFALVAFNGSQVEMGRAAILVNTALPGGPQDVVPEPATMGLLATGLVGMAAARRRKKITRS; encoded by the coding sequence ATGATTCGAAGACTCCTCACGGTAGCTGTCGCGCTGGTCGCCGTGACCGCACCTCTCCTCTCCCAGACGACCGGTCCGGTCGTCCCAGTCAGTGATTTCGGGCCACGCCCCGGTCTCACCTTTGGCGGCAGTGGCATCTCGACCGACGCAGTGATGGCCAATTCCGCGGCCAATCAGGTCGCGCTCGGCGGAGCCCACCTGTTTCTCTCGGCCACGCCGCGTTTCGCCGACCCCGCGTTGACCAATGACGGCGCCGGGCGCTTCTTCGCGCTCGCCGGAACGGACCTCAATGCACCGAGCCCGGTGGACCCGTATGCGATGTGGAATTTCGATTTCGCGATCGTGGGTGACAACGTGAACGCGTGGAACTACCGCCTGTACTACGACTTCAATCCGGCCGTCGGCAACTTCGGCGATTACGGCTACGTCGCCGTGACCCCGACGCAGGACTCGTGGAACCTCGGGATGAATTTCCTCACGGTCTCGCTGGCCGGGATTGTGGTCCCGCCCACGTTCGCAGCGTTCAATCCGAATGTCGCGGGCGAGTATGGCTTCGCGCTGGTCGCGTTCAACGGCAGCCAGGTCGAAATGGGCCGGGCCGCGATTCTCGTGAACACTGCGTTGCCGGGCGGTCCTCAGGATGTCGTGCCGGAGCCCGCCACGATGGGGCTGTTGGCGACTGGCCTGGTTGGCATGGCCGCCGCGCGCCGCCGGAAGAAGATCACCCGGAGCTGA
- a CDS encoding branched-chain amino acid ABC transporter substrate-binding protein, with protein MSRLPAVLLALLGAAACDMQAPVLLGSGDPRSAIHPSIVDFVDQELDSLHLNPPITVVRWSASLGGGLRRETEQAMTYAADNRIVAVVGHSGSRESLLAANVYNPAGIPQIVPTGTSRRLSSAGEWTFRMVPNDSVEGAFLADVAIDSLHSRSVLILYGGDEYGVGLRDGVSAALQRRGVTEVDKVRVPDRPCTDIRAEPLHRTTALAALARHRPDVVVLALRSNTMNCLILPISAALPEVQFLAGDGVTLHSAEVQGLPRDVRAKFGSVTFWDPSNGDASHRDFIARAERYLGHPPDAGDALYYDAYQVLIAATREAGANRQAVRQWLVSLGRTRPPFAGVTGPISFDTERRSLLHLVRPTLEAIP; from the coding sequence GTGAGTCGCCTCCCTGCTGTTCTGCTGGCGCTCCTCGGCGCCGCTGCCTGTGACATGCAGGCCCCCGTACTCCTCGGTTCAGGCGACCCGAGATCGGCGATCCACCCCAGCATCGTCGACTTCGTCGACCAGGAACTCGATTCGCTCCACCTGAACCCGCCGATCACCGTTGTCCGGTGGTCGGCGAGCCTTGGGGGCGGTCTTCGTCGCGAAACGGAGCAGGCGATGACCTATGCCGCCGACAACCGCATTGTCGCCGTGGTCGGGCATTCGGGGAGTCGAGAGTCGCTGCTCGCGGCGAACGTCTACAATCCTGCCGGCATCCCCCAGATCGTTCCCACCGGGACCAGTCGACGGCTCAGCAGCGCCGGCGAATGGACCTTTCGCATGGTCCCCAACGATTCGGTCGAGGGCGCCTTCCTCGCCGACGTCGCCATTGATTCGCTCCACAGCCGCTCGGTGCTCATTCTCTACGGTGGCGACGAGTACGGCGTCGGGCTGCGCGACGGCGTCAGTGCCGCGCTGCAGCGGCGCGGAGTGACCGAGGTCGACAAGGTACGGGTCCCTGATCGGCCGTGCACCGATATCCGCGCTGAACCGCTCCATCGCACGACGGCACTCGCCGCACTGGCCCGGCACCGCCCCGACGTCGTTGTGCTTGCGCTGCGCAGCAATACCATGAACTGCCTGATCTTGCCGATCAGCGCTGCCTTGCCGGAGGTCCAGTTTCTGGCTGGCGATGGCGTCACGCTCCATTCGGCGGAGGTACAGGGACTGCCGCGCGATGTTCGCGCGAAGTTTGGCAGCGTGACCTTCTGGGACCCGTCCAATGGCGACGCCTCGCACCGCGATTTCATCGCGCGAGCCGAGCGATACCTCGGGCATCCGCCCGACGCTGGTGACGCGCTCTATTACGACGCCTATCAGGTGCTCATCGCCGCAACGCGCGAAGCCGGGGCCAACCGTCAGGCGGTGCGTCAGTGGCTGGTGTCGCTGGGCCGCACCCGACCGCCCTTCGCCGGCGTGACGGGCCCGATCAGTTTCGACACCGAACGGCGCTCGCTGCTTCACCTGGTGCGTCCAACGCTTGAGGCGATCCCCTGA